A region of Anomalospiza imberbis isolate Cuckoo-Finch-1a 21T00152 unplaced genomic scaffold, ASM3175350v1 scaffold_83, whole genome shotgun sequence DNA encodes the following proteins:
- the LOC137467870 gene encoding uncharacterized protein, producing the protein TEEKETPHIRQIYPQKELEAANNCGEHCCHHLRPLIKTEYNYLSDDDLEPHITTRHIPYTATELAKLKREYGRLPHESETEYVFRVSLTGGDQIKLTEQEASGYWGHGVFLTTGDKRDTWSLTQRAAFWAGGTSPLERGDPIAIISTPDQLLESVHKAACLQMIHEKKFIPGFESPMQLPVKPEIMTPLIRGLPETLKPTAITLQKTIMTLSPVERLDRFLDPSSASLPLGQIKNENPPPKD; encoded by the coding sequence aaacagaggagaaggaaactcCTCACATTAGACAGATTTACCCCCAAAAGGAACTTGAAGCAGCAAATAATTGTGGGGAACATTGCTGCCATCACTTGAGACCCCTAATTAAAACGGAGTATAACTATCTCAGTGATGATGATCTCGAACCTCACATCACAACCAGACACATACCATACACTGCCACTGAGTTAGCTAagcttaaaagggaatacggaCGCCTCCCACACGAATCAGAAACAGAATATGTTTTCCGGGTGTCCCTCACTGGTGgtgatcaaattaaattaactgaACAAGAAGCCAGTGGGTACTGGGGACACGGTGTCTTCCTAACAACGGGAGACAAACGTGACACATGGTCCCTGACACAGCGTGCGGCTTTTTGGGCTGGGGGAACGAGCCCCTTAGAAAGGGGAGATCCCATAGCTATAATTAGTACCCCTGACCAACTCTTAGAAAGTGTGCATAAAGCCGCTTGCCTGCAAATGATTCATGAGAAGAAGTTCATTCCTGGTTTTGAATCCCCGATGCAATTACCTGTGAAGCCCGAAATAATGACCCCTTTAATTCGTGGGCTTCCAGAAACACTTAAACCTACTGCCATTACCTTACAAAAAACTATCATGACACTAAGCCCTGTGGAAAGACTGGACAGATTCCTGG